tttttttttttttttttgtatacagCCTGTAACTTTGGTAAAGGGAGATGGGTTACTGATCAAAGTAGGCCTCTGTATTCGGGCTTCGGTTGCAAACAGTGGTTGTCGGGGATGTGGGCTTGCCGCTTAACTCAACGAACCGATTTCGGATACGAAAAATTAAAATGGCAGCCAAAAGATTGCAACTTGGATGACTTTACAGGACCCGAATTCCTTAAAAGGTCACCATTTTTGCTGATTggtcattttttttaaatatttttgtctTATTACAAAAACACTGACTCTGTTGATTTATTTCAGAATGCAGGACAAAACGCTAGCATTTATCGGGGACTCAATAGGCCGTCAACAGTTTCAATCACTAATGTGCATGGTCACAGGTGGTGAAGAAAGGCAAGACGTTGAAGACGTTGGTAAGGAATACGGTCTAGTCAAAGCCCGTGGGTCGATTCGACCCGATGGTTGGGCTTATCGTTTCCCAATCACCAACACGACAATTCTCTACTATTGGTCCGCCAGTCTATGTGAGTTGGACCCGCTCGACCCCATAAACGGGACCACCTATTTTGCCATGCATCTTGATCGTCCACCTTATTTTTTGCAACATTATATCAGTAAATTCAACGTCATTGTTCTTAACACGGGTCATCACTGGAACCGAGGGAAGGTTAATGCTAATCGGTGGGTTATGTATGTAAATGGGAAGCCTAACACAAATAGGAAAATAGCACAAATTGAAAATGCTAAGAATTTAGCTATATATAGCATTGTTAAGTGGGTAAATGGtgaattaccaaaataccctgggTTAAAGGCGTTTTACAGATCGATATCACCCCGACACTTTTTTAATGGAGACTGGAACAGTGGAGGTACTTGTGACAGCACGGCACCTGGATCACTTGAAGTCGATCAAGATTATTCGAGCGATTTGATTGGTTCAGGTGCGGTTAAGGGGACCGATGTGAAGCTTTTGGATATAACGGCGTTATCTCAGGTGAGAGATGAAGGTCATATATCGAGATATAGTATTCGTGCCACGCCAGGTGTACAAGATTGTTTACATTGGTGCTTACCTGGCATCCCTGACACGTGGAACGAGCTTCTTTTTTCACAAATATGAACCCTTCATGACATATTTACAGATACATATATGCATCTGATATAGTGTAATCCCATTTATATGCTTGTTTGGTTCTTGATTTTAACTGTCAAAAGGAAACTAGAACCATTATGGGATGGGTAGTATGTTGTTTGTAACAAATGACAATTACTGAATGAGTGAGTTATTATATAATGTAACATTAATGATTCGTAGCTTTTGCCACATGGTTGTTTATAGATAAAATTATATTGGTAGTCCTTGGGGTTTACGTCATCCGTCTTTATCTTTTGAAAATCACATTAATAGTCCTTGAGTTACATAGAAGTGTACGTTGATGATTCCGATTTACTAATGTGCGTCGATTGTCTTTCCTGTTATTGTGCATGCTAAGAAAGTCAGGGATCATCCACGTATACCATTATGCAAGTGAAGAACTATCCGTCAAATTATTAAAAGATAAGGACGATTAGTGTAACTTCATGAAAGTTATCGGGACTATCGGTGTGATTATCAAATAGATAACGACGGCTGGTGTAACTTATCTAAATTACAAGGCAAGGAGTATGAATATAATTTACTCTTGTTTTTATTTCAGCTAAGCTGTCATTCAGATAACTTCATGGCTCTTAAAGTATAGAGTAACTTGTTACCCACAACTTGCAGATAACATAAACATTTTGCTAACAAATGTTACTGGATTTACTACAAACTTCATAAAATGGTTTAGCCATTTTTGCAAACACTAAACCATAGTAATTCTGTTATTGATGAACTACACATATCCATGTTCATATAGACTAGACTTCAACTCAAAAAAGGTGAAGAAGCTAGCTTATGGTTTAAGGGCCCATATCACACAATACCACATGCAACATCTTGAAATCATATAAAATGTAACCTAAAAGAAGTTTTTAACAGGAGATCTTCCAACAGCTTTCATCAGGTTAGCCACTTCAAGAACCCTAGACATTTTGGTTCCCCTTATCGACTCGGCCGATGCTCTCCTTTCCTCAGCTTTTTGATGCGCTTTTGCTATCTCGTTTTCCATCTTTTCCATCGCTCTCGCTTTCTTCTCCTCCAGTTTCCTCTACACAACACATAAACGTCACGAAACTATGAATATAAACAtctaaagaaaaaaagaaaaatgattgctcCCCTTGAGCTTGAAATCCACCCAAGGTCGCCTTTTGCACATCGCGTTGCGAGAGGGGGGGGTAttaccggccatgccctcggattggtacGAGTTTTCTCCAGGGCAGCAGTTGGGTGGGTTATGCAACCGCGAAAGATGATCACAGGGGTGTTTTAGTCTCCTTGGGTGATCCTAATCTgctgttaaaaaaatatattaaacatTTAACGTGAATGATCATTACTTCGACTTGCTTCATCTTTAAAGTCGCCTTTTGAACCTGTTCGCTCTCCCACCCTTTAATTATCGCATCTTCACACTTAAACCTGTTTGTAATTTCAGCTATTTTACCATTCTTCCATGCAGTTATCTTCGATTCAACCTCTTCTTTCTTCACATCGCTAACCGATCCTACCACCTCCCTCTCATTCCTAACTGAAACAGAACGATTCAACACACCATTAATGCCGTTTTCAGCTTCCATGCTTTCAATCACGGACCCCGCCACCACTAACGTACTATTAGTGAGACTCATATTTGAAAAATCATCACGAAAGGTTCGATCACTTGAACTCATTGATAAGTATGATCCAAGAGGATTATGATGATGAGTAGTTAAAGTTTGAGGGAGGATTGATGATGGAGTTAAAGCATGTATGTCCCTGCTAATAGCAGTTTCGTGATCACCATTATGGTTTTGATCTTCTCTACTGGTACCATTAGCAACTTCATGGTAATTTGACATTTAAATATGTTCAAGGGGCGTTTGATGCAACAATCATCACAAATGGATATGATGTATATAGGCATGGTGAATAAATTAAATAAACAGTATATGAATATTTTATCCTACTAGGATGCTTCCATTTTGTATATCCAAATTTATGCAAATTAATGTCATTGTCTAAGAAAAAGTTTTCTCTAAATTAATATGTGAATTAAAGTTATTGGAGGTATTAGCGAACAAAAAAGATCTAGAAAACGCGTTCTTGATTTGTTTCACTCTAAAATTTTGTGATTTATGATCATATAAAACTCAATCTTGACGTAGATCATACTAAAATCTAATTTCAGAGTATTAGTCAAATAAACATATTTTTGACAGTTAAACGCAATATGTAACTAATGttgaatattcaaatgaattcAATTTTTAAGTTGAGATCAATGGGATCAATTAGACTGTTCTGAttggtccgttgaatttcaaataaattaTTGAATTCAAGAGATTACAACTCTGTAACTAATATACAGTTATACAATATAGAATAATATTATAATAGAAAATGATAACCATATCTCTTAGGTTAATGGTTAAGCCTTTCAAGTTTAAAAAATTCCCAATATAAAAACtagtatttttataaataaattggTCTCCTAAATTTAAGTATAGAAAATATGTTACTCGTATAAAATGAAAAATTAGCACTTTGTAATCAACGCTTAACCATTGGCGTAAGACTTGTGATTAGCATTGTCCTATTATAACAAGGCTATAATTTGAAAGTGCGCATCTACGTTGCAAATGATCGCGAAAGTGGTTAACTTCCTTCTGAGTGATGCAGACAACCTGCCTTTTCAAAAAAAGTCCGAGTTACCGATCCAAGTATCACATTTTAAGAAGTCTCAAATTGAAACATTGATCGCTAGTATGACATTTATTTTAAAGTGGCCCTGAAAAAAGTCGAAAATAGTCATTAACGCCTTTTACCCGTTTTTGGCTTAAATCATTCTTATTATACACACAATTCACATAAAgttctagttcaatttatcaataaaaTGTCGATAATTTTTGTTTGTTCATATCATACATTGATGAGCAACTCCCCTTTAAGCTTCTTTTGCACCCATAATATAACGTTGGCGACAGCTTATTTTTTTTATTCGTGCGTCATTGGGTAACTTTATTGAAAAAGTTAATAAGAACAATATTGATTATATTCATAGTTTAATACCAACAAATTTAAAAAGTTGCGCATTATGCGGGTTTATTAGTGCGTAGAAGATTTTTATTGATGATAAAGTAAGTCCACATCAATTTCCTTTTATTTAAATGCATCCAATAAGAAATATGGCGGCATTTTTCCATATAATTATCTTAAATTCattaatgttataattcagtaggcttataactacctttagtggcctagttcttgactgtagactaataagtatatagagagaatatgagagaatatgagagaatatatttagtgtgtattttataaactcataacacacatatttatactcaaaaaatctactatacaatatctataataataataaaattaacatccaatttaacttttataacactcccccttggatgacaattttattagagaataactagtactgcctcgttaaaaccttgctaaagaaaacccattgagataaaactttagctaagggaaaaagagtgcagcatagagttgactccccctcaagtaggcaacgcctgaattgttacatcttctgaacatgcctcatgccaatattatgaatgtgtgttctgaaaatagcagttggaagtgctttggtgaataggtcagcagagtttttgccggactgaacatatctcatttcaatctggttgtccttaatgagattttgaatgtatgagaagaatctaggaggtatgtgttttgttcggtcacttttgatatacccttctttcatctgtgttatgcaagctacattatcttcatagatagttgttggacttttatcgcgttctagtccacaagaatcagtaatgagttgtgtcattgatctcaaccaaaaacattcccgagtagcttcatgtaatgcaatcacttcggcatgatttgatgatgttgcaacaagcgtttgttttttagaacgccatgatattgcggtacctccatttaggaatacatatccattttgagatttagctttatgtggatcagataaataacctgcatctgcataaccaaccaaatcttgtttcgattcgttagaataaaataatcctaaatcaatagttcctcgaaggtatcgaaatatatgtttgatcccatttcagtgtcttttggtaggagctgagctgaaccttgccaacaaattaactgcaaaagaaatgtcaggtcttgtacaatttgtaagatacataagagctccaatttcactaagatatggtacttctggtcctaggatatcttcatgatcttcacagggacgaaatggatcagtgtcaacattaagtgatctaacaaccataggagtacttaatggttttgccttgtccatattaaaacgttttaaaatcttttcagtatatgttgtttgatgtacaagtaaaccattaggcatatgttcaatttgtaaaccaaggcaatacttggtttttccgagatctttcatttcaaattctttctttagaagttgaatggcttcatggatctctttatttgtacctatgatattaagatcatcaacataaacagctatgatcacatatccggatgttgttttcttaatgaaaacacatgggcaaataagattattggtataccctttgcttatcaagtaatcacttaatcgtttataccacatgtgacctgattgtttcaacccatataaagacctttgtaacttgattgagtacatttctttgggttttgcattggttgcttctgataccttaaatccttcaggtatcttcatatatatcactatcaagtgatccataaagataagcagtcacaacatccatgagatgcatttctaaatttttagaaactgccaggctgattaaatatctaaaagtaattgcatccataacaggagaataagtttcctcataatcaattcctggtctttgataaaaaccttgagctacaagtctagctttataccttgtaacttcatttttctcatttctttttcgcacaaaaacccatctatatcccacaggtttcacatctttaggtgtgagaatgatagatccgaaaacttttattttattgagcgattcaaattcagctcgtattgctcctttccaatgatcccaatcatgtctattttgacattctatgacagattttggttctggatcatcatcatcattcatgatgtcatatgcaacattatatgaaaatatctcatcaagatttttcatttcatttcggttccataatatttttgaatgtgcataattgattgaaaattccgtattgacatcatcaatctcctctgcagaaggagtattgatttgtagttcttcttgaacactttttttacctcattatcagctgattttctttttcgaggatttttatctttggaaccaattggtctcccacgtttctggcgtggcaaagactcaagaatgacattattgccagtttttggaatttcaattcgagctggagcatttgctgctggtatatatgatttagtcactctttttgtatctgtaaatgcatcaggcaatttattcgcaagttcttgcatatgcattattttttgaacttcggtctcgcattcttttgtgcgaggatcaagatacattaattgaggttcacaccatgaaacatcattttctttattttttatttctccccctaatctagggaataatgtttcattaaagtgacaatcagcaaaacgtgctgtaaaaacatcacccgtcatgggttcaatatatcttattattgaagatgtttcatatccaacatatattcccatccttctttgaggacccattttagtgcgttgtggtggtgcgatagggacataaaccgcacaaccaaatgttctaaggtgggaaatatttggctgatggccaaaagcaagttgcaagggagaatatgtatgacttgcgcttggtctaatgcgaatcaatgttgcagcatgcaaaattgcatgaccccatatagatactgggagttttgttctcattatcaatggtctagctattagctcaatcgtttaattaatgattcagctaaaccattttgtgtatgcacatgggcaacatgatgttcaacaataatcccaatagacatgcaaaagttattaaatgattgagacgtaaactcaccggtattatctagtctcacccttttaatagtataatcagggaaatgtgctctcaatttaataatttgagcaagaaattttgcaaatgccatatttcgacttgataatagacaaacatgagaccatctactagatgcgtctattagaaccataaaatatctaaatgatccacatggtggatgaattggtccacatatatcaccttgaattctttcaagaaacattggtgattctttttcaaccttaagaggtgatggtcttattatcaactttccaagtgaacatgatgtacatgggataagtgcatcatgaggaatcctttgatccgccaatggatgtccatgtgtattttgtattattcttttcatcattgttgatcctgggtggcctaatctctcatgccacaaactgatcattacaggatcacatgatttttctttaactaccacatttacttcaggtacatttatatgtgtataatgtaaaccagaatgaagtcttggtagtttttcaattacatgattcttatcagtgatacttaaatatttttcattttctgttgtcactgactgataatcatatccattttggtatatgtcagagaaacttaacaaatttctctttgacattggagaaaataaggcattatttatcagaaaattcgtaccatttggtaacatgaattttgcatttcccattccttttattaagtccacaggacctgatatagtatgtatagttccttccgttgctttcaagtctgtgaaatattttttagatttgagtatgatgtgagtggcaccactgtctgtaATACAAATATCTCTACCATTtaactgattttttactccagcagtatacatcatgaacttcaaaaaaaaatatgagaaacaaataatgagtacataattcatcaatatattacattcaaaacatgttacaaatgatagcacataataagaaaatatgtagtaaactagatatggtgtagattgaaaatctacaaccatttatttaacgggaacatataataggatatccatatatatatatatatatatatatatatatatatatatatatatatatatattagaaatttattcattaaagtagtcacaagttggctcagtgatttttgtatcaaggtcatccacaagatttgcttcttttcattttccctttagggattcttgataccgattaacagaattctGATTtattcggcagtttttagaccagtggccaattttaccacatcggtaacaagaatcttcaacattctttgaagagccttcttcaacattgtgatttgtgggattgtatggtgtttgaattttataattttgtggattattatttctttgtccacgaccactaccaccacgaccacgaccatcaccacgaccattaccataagggtgatttcgaacatagttatgatttttattattgttatgataatttccatgatgatggttttggccaatatggccacgaccttgtccacgccctcgtccatgtgcatttcttcttttattattattattgttaatagcattagcttcaggaaatgctagcgcaccggtaggacgagattcttgatttttcattagtaattctttattaacttctgcaactaagagataagtttgaagtttggaaaaagttttataattctgcaatcttaaattttcttgcacagttatgtttgcagaatgcattgtggagaaagttttctccatcatatcagcatcacttatttcttgaccacagaattgaagctttgaacggattttgaatatggccgagctgtattcacttacctttttgaaatcttggaaccttagatttctccattcttccc
The window above is part of the Rutidosis leptorrhynchoides isolate AG116_Rl617_1_P2 chromosome 1, CSIRO_AGI_Rlap_v1, whole genome shotgun sequence genome. Proteins encoded here:
- the LOC139876866 gene encoding protein trichome birefringence-like 14 isoform X1; amino-acid sequence: MMKGYERRKKQLSALFIVSFVIITITTVHIYSWEKTPIFTTLFPSHAQIVQLFPAADENVKHVKQSKDNIREGEGVVNVPSPSSSIETPSFDAREDEGVVNVPSPLISINSTSSDIRGGEYSRTAQEMLHENTTQIVEKSTSTEISENHHDSKPPKQQLVKPMAPKKPDTAVGNVSFENKACNFGKGRWVTDQSRPLYSGFGCKQWLSGMWACRLTQRTDFGYEKLKWQPKDCNLDDFTGPEFLKRMQDKTLAFIGDSIGRQQFQSLMCMVTGGEERQDVEDVGKEYGLVKARGSIRPDGWAYRFPITNTTILYYWSASLCELDPLDPINGTTYFAMHLDRPPYFLQHYISKFNVIVLNTGHHWNRGKVNANRWVMYVNGKPNTNRKIAQIENAKNLAIYSIVKWVNGELPKYPGLKAFYRSISPRHFFNGDWNSGGTCDSTAPGSLEVDQDYSSDLIGSGAVKGTDVKLLDITALSQVRDEGHISRYSIRATPGVQDCLHWCLPGIPDTWNELLFSQI
- the LOC139876866 gene encoding protein trichome birefringence-like 14 isoform X2, giving the protein MMKGYERRKKQLSALFIVSFVIITITTVHIYSWEKTPIFTTLFPSHAQIVQLFPDENVKHVKQSKDNIREGEGVVNVPSPSSSIETPSFDAREDEGVVNVPSPLISINSTSSDIRGGEYSRTAQEMLHENTTQIVEKSTSTEISENHHDSKPPKQQLVKPMAPKKPDTAVGNVSFENKACNFGKGRWVTDQSRPLYSGFGCKQWLSGMWACRLTQRTDFGYEKLKWQPKDCNLDDFTGPEFLKRMQDKTLAFIGDSIGRQQFQSLMCMVTGGEERQDVEDVGKEYGLVKARGSIRPDGWAYRFPITNTTILYYWSASLCELDPLDPINGTTYFAMHLDRPPYFLQHYISKFNVIVLNTGHHWNRGKVNANRWVMYVNGKPNTNRKIAQIENAKNLAIYSIVKWVNGELPKYPGLKAFYRSISPRHFFNGDWNSGGTCDSTAPGSLEVDQDYSSDLIGSGAVKGTDVKLLDITALSQVRDEGHISRYSIRATPGVQDCLHWCLPGIPDTWNELLFSQI
- the LOC139876876 gene encoding uncharacterized protein, which translates into the protein MSNYHEVANGTSREDQNHNGDHETAISRDIHALTPSSILPQTLTTHHHNPLGSYLSMSSSDRTFRDDFSNMSLTNSTLVVAGSVIESMEAENGINGVLNRSVSVRNEREVVGSVSDVKKEEVESKITAWKNGKIAEITNRFKCEDAIIKGWESEQVQKATLKMKQVERKLEEKKARAMEKMENEIAKAHQKAEERRASAESIRGTKMSRVLEVANLMKAVGRSPVKNFF